The following are from one region of the Heptranchias perlo isolate sHepPer1 chromosome 11, sHepPer1.hap1, whole genome shotgun sequence genome:
- the ddx3xa gene encoding DEAD-box helicase 3 X-linked a isoform X2 — translation MSHVAIGNVLDLDQQLAGLDLTSSAGDAQSAGGAGKGRYIPPHLRNKEASKNGFGFDGKDDGGWSNKEVRDPYSSFGSRADRGKSSFFNDRGRGRYEDRGRGNASDSAYDHFGSRNDRGGFGRMDRGGFGSREGGGNSRWVEDKRDEDDWSKQLPANERMEQELFSASNTGINFEKYDDIPVEATGANSPPHIETFQDVNMGEIIMGNIELSRYDRPTPVQKHAIPIIISKRDLMACAQTGSGKTAAFLLPILSQIYAEGPGEALKSAKAQDSTKYGRRKQYPIALVLAPTRELAVQIYDESRKFAYRSKVRPSVVYGGADIGQQIRDLERGCHLLVATPGRLVDMIERGKVGLDYCKYLVLDEADRMLDMGFEPQIRRIVEQDAMPPKDVRQTLMFSATFPKEIQILARDFLDEYIFLAVGRVGSTSENITQKVVWVEEQDKRSFLLDLLNATGKDSLTLVFVETKKGADSLEDFLYREGYACTSIHGDRSQRDREEALHQFRSGKCPILVATAVAARGLDISNVKHVINFDLPSDIEEYVHRIGRTGRVGNLGLATSFFNEKNSNITKDLLDLLVEAKQEVPSWLENLAYEQQHKSTGRGRSKSRFAAGFSARDYRQTNSGFNTRGNRSTGHGGPRGYGGGGYGSYYNADGYGGAYNSQVDWWGN, via the exons GCTTCGGCTTTGATGGTAAAGATGATGGCGGATGGAGTAACAAGGAAGTCAGGGATCCATACAGCAGTTTTGGATCACGTGCTGATCGGGGAAAATCAAGCTTCTTCAATGATCGCGGAAGAGGAAG GTATGAGGACCGTGGCAGGGGAAATGCTAGTGATAGTGCTTATGATCACTTTGGAAGCCGCAATGACCGTGGAGGATTTGGCAGAATGGATCGTGGTGGATTTGGGTCTCGTGAAGGCGGTGGAAATAGCCGGTGGGTGGAAGACAAAAGGGATGAAGATGACTGGTCAAAACAGCTACCAGCAAATGAACGTATGGAACA GGAGTTGTTTTCGGCAAGCAACACTGGAATCAACTTTGAGAAATATGATGACATTCCTGTTGAGGCAACTGGTGCAAACTCTCCTCCTCATATTGAAACT TTCCAGGATGTAAACATGGGAGAAATAATAATGGGCAACATAGAGCTGAGTCGCTACGATCGTCCAACTCCTGTGCAGAAACATGCCATTCCCATCATTATATCGAAGAGGGATTTGATGGCATGTGCCCAAACAG GCTCTGGAAAAACTGCAGCATTTTTGCTTCCCATTCTTAGCCAGATCTATGCAGAAGGCCCTGGTGAAGCTTTAAAGTCTGCAAAAGCACAG GATTCCACTAAATATGGTCGTCGTAAGCAATATCCAATTGCTTTGGTTTTAGCACCTACCAGAGAACTTGCAGTGCAGATATATGATGAATCCAGGAAG TTTGCATATCGTTCTAAAGTTCGTCCTTCTGTAGTTTATGGAGGAGCAGACATTGGACAACAGATCAGAGATTTGGAGCGTGGATGTCATCTTCTTGTAGCCACTCCTGGTCGTTTAGTTGATATGATTGAGCGAGGAAAGGTTGGATTAGACTATTGCAA GTATTTGGTGCTGGATGAAGCTGATCGGATGCTTGACATGGGATTTGAACCACAAATTCGCCGCATTGTTGAGCAGGATGCAATGCCACCAAAAGATGTGCGTCAAACTCTGATGTTCAGTGCAACATTTCCAAAAGAGATACAG ATCCTTGCTCGTGACTTTCTGGATGAATACATATTCTTGGCAGTTGGTCGTGTAGGCTCCACCTCTGAAAATATAACACAGAAAGTGGTGTGGGTGGAGGAGCAAGACAAGCGCTCATTCCTGCTGGACCTCTTGAATGCCACAG GAAAAGACTCTCTAACACTGGTTTTTGTGGAGACTAAGAAGGGTGCTGATTCATTGGAGGATTTCCTTTACCGTGAGGGTTATGCTTGTACCAGCATCCATGGTGATCGTtctcagagagatagagaggaggctCTGCATCAGTTCCGCTCTGGAAAATGCCCCATCCTGGTTGCCACTGCG GTTGCAGCCCGTGGACTTGACATTTCTAATGTCAAACATGTTATAAATTTTGACCTACCGAGTGACATTGAGGAGTATGTGCATCGCATTGGGCGTACAGGTCGTGTTGGCAACCTTG GTCTTGCCACCTCTTTCTTTAATGAGAAGAATAGTAATATTACTAAAGACCTTTTGGATCTACTTGTGGAGGCTAAGCAAGAAGTACCATCTTGGCTGGAGAACCTGGCCTATGAACAGCAGCATAAGAGCACTGGTCGTGGGCGATCTAAGAG TCGGTTTGCAGCTGGATTTAGCGCCAGAGACTACCGACAGACCAACAGCGGCTTCAATACCCGTGGAAACCGCAGCACTGGCCATGGAGGGCCCAGAGGATACGGAGGAG GTGGCTATGGAAGCTATTACAATGCTGATGGATATGGTGGAGCTTACAACTCCCAGGTGGATTGGTGGGGAAACTGA
- the ddx3xa gene encoding DEAD-box helicase 3 X-linked a isoform X1 yields the protein MLRIYSPSWDSGRGGNGLMNGYHDGRDNRVNGYDGDRSGFNSRGSSRNDKSGRGGYRNRTINPGAQQSAGSGFGFDGKDDGGWSNKEVRDPYSSFGSRADRGKSSFFNDRGRGRYEDRGRGNASDSAYDHFGSRNDRGGFGRMDRGGFGSREGGGNSRWVEDKRDEDDWSKQLPANERMEQELFSASNTGINFEKYDDIPVEATGANSPPHIETFQDVNMGEIIMGNIELSRYDRPTPVQKHAIPIIISKRDLMACAQTGSGKTAAFLLPILSQIYAEGPGEALKSAKAQDSTKYGRRKQYPIALVLAPTRELAVQIYDESRKFAYRSKVRPSVVYGGADIGQQIRDLERGCHLLVATPGRLVDMIERGKVGLDYCKYLVLDEADRMLDMGFEPQIRRIVEQDAMPPKDVRQTLMFSATFPKEIQILARDFLDEYIFLAVGRVGSTSENITQKVVWVEEQDKRSFLLDLLNATGKDSLTLVFVETKKGADSLEDFLYREGYACTSIHGDRSQRDREEALHQFRSGKCPILVATAVAARGLDISNVKHVINFDLPSDIEEYVHRIGRTGRVGNLGLATSFFNEKNSNITKDLLDLLVEAKQEVPSWLENLAYEQQHKSTGRGRSKSRFAAGFSARDYRQTNSGFNTRGNRSTGHGGPRGYGGGGYGSYYNADGYGGAYNSQVDWWGN from the exons ATGTTGAGGATTT ATTCACCAAGCTGGGATTCTGGACGTGGAGGAAATGGCTTGATGAATGGGTACCATGATGGAAGAGACAATCGGGTAAATGGTTATGACGGTGACCGCAGTGGGTTCAACAGTAGAGGATCCAGTCGAAATGACAAAAGTGGCCGAGGAGGTTATCGCAATCGAACAATTAATCCTGGTGCCCAGCAAAGTGCTGGATCAG GCTTCGGCTTTGATGGTAAAGATGATGGCGGATGGAGTAACAAGGAAGTCAGGGATCCATACAGCAGTTTTGGATCACGTGCTGATCGGGGAAAATCAAGCTTCTTCAATGATCGCGGAAGAGGAAG GTATGAGGACCGTGGCAGGGGAAATGCTAGTGATAGTGCTTATGATCACTTTGGAAGCCGCAATGACCGTGGAGGATTTGGCAGAATGGATCGTGGTGGATTTGGGTCTCGTGAAGGCGGTGGAAATAGCCGGTGGGTGGAAGACAAAAGGGATGAAGATGACTGGTCAAAACAGCTACCAGCAAATGAACGTATGGAACA GGAGTTGTTTTCGGCAAGCAACACTGGAATCAACTTTGAGAAATATGATGACATTCCTGTTGAGGCAACTGGTGCAAACTCTCCTCCTCATATTGAAACT TTCCAGGATGTAAACATGGGAGAAATAATAATGGGCAACATAGAGCTGAGTCGCTACGATCGTCCAACTCCTGTGCAGAAACATGCCATTCCCATCATTATATCGAAGAGGGATTTGATGGCATGTGCCCAAACAG GCTCTGGAAAAACTGCAGCATTTTTGCTTCCCATTCTTAGCCAGATCTATGCAGAAGGCCCTGGTGAAGCTTTAAAGTCTGCAAAAGCACAG GATTCCACTAAATATGGTCGTCGTAAGCAATATCCAATTGCTTTGGTTTTAGCACCTACCAGAGAACTTGCAGTGCAGATATATGATGAATCCAGGAAG TTTGCATATCGTTCTAAAGTTCGTCCTTCTGTAGTTTATGGAGGAGCAGACATTGGACAACAGATCAGAGATTTGGAGCGTGGATGTCATCTTCTTGTAGCCACTCCTGGTCGTTTAGTTGATATGATTGAGCGAGGAAAGGTTGGATTAGACTATTGCAA GTATTTGGTGCTGGATGAAGCTGATCGGATGCTTGACATGGGATTTGAACCACAAATTCGCCGCATTGTTGAGCAGGATGCAATGCCACCAAAAGATGTGCGTCAAACTCTGATGTTCAGTGCAACATTTCCAAAAGAGATACAG ATCCTTGCTCGTGACTTTCTGGATGAATACATATTCTTGGCAGTTGGTCGTGTAGGCTCCACCTCTGAAAATATAACACAGAAAGTGGTGTGGGTGGAGGAGCAAGACAAGCGCTCATTCCTGCTGGACCTCTTGAATGCCACAG GAAAAGACTCTCTAACACTGGTTTTTGTGGAGACTAAGAAGGGTGCTGATTCATTGGAGGATTTCCTTTACCGTGAGGGTTATGCTTGTACCAGCATCCATGGTGATCGTtctcagagagatagagaggaggctCTGCATCAGTTCCGCTCTGGAAAATGCCCCATCCTGGTTGCCACTGCG GTTGCAGCCCGTGGACTTGACATTTCTAATGTCAAACATGTTATAAATTTTGACCTACCGAGTGACATTGAGGAGTATGTGCATCGCATTGGGCGTACAGGTCGTGTTGGCAACCTTG GTCTTGCCACCTCTTTCTTTAATGAGAAGAATAGTAATATTACTAAAGACCTTTTGGATCTACTTGTGGAGGCTAAGCAAGAAGTACCATCTTGGCTGGAGAACCTGGCCTATGAACAGCAGCATAAGAGCACTGGTCGTGGGCGATCTAAGAG TCGGTTTGCAGCTGGATTTAGCGCCAGAGACTACCGACAGACCAACAGCGGCTTCAATACCCGTGGAAACCGCAGCACTGGCCATGGAGGGCCCAGAGGATACGGAGGAG GTGGCTATGGAAGCTATTACAATGCTGATGGATATGGTGGAGCTTACAACTCCCAGGTGGATTGGTGGGGAAACTGA